tatatatatacatatgtatatatacatacatacatacatacatatatatatatatatatagatatatatatatatatatagatatatatatatatatatatatgtgtgtgtgtgtgtctgtgtgtgtgtatatatatatatgtatgtatatatatgtatatatatatatgtatgtatatatatatatatatctatatatatatatatatgtatatatatatatatatatatatatacatatatatatatatatatacatacataggtatatacgtatacgtatacatatacatacatacacacacacatatatatatatatatatatatatatatatatatatatatatatatatatatatatatatatatatatatatacataggtatatacatatacgtatacatatacatatatatatatatatatatatatatatatatatatatatatatatatatatatatatatatagatagatagatatatacagatatatatacgcatatatacatatgcatcggtatatacatactcgtatatatatttatacacacacacacacacacacacacacacacacacacacatacacacacacacacacacacacacacacacacacacacatatatatatatatatatatatatatatatatatatatatatatatatatatatatatatatacatatatatatgtatatatctatatctatatctatctatctatctatctatctatctatctatctatctatctatctatatatatatatatatatatatatatatatatatatgtatatatatatacatatatatacacacacacatatatctatctatctatctatctatctatctatctatctatatctatctatctatctatctatctatctatctatctatccatctatatctatatttatctatctatctatctatctgtctatctatctatctatctatctatctatatatatatatatacatatatacatatatatgtatatatgtatatatatatatatatatatatatatatatatatatatatatatatatatatatgtgtgtgtgtgtgtgtatgtgtgtgtgtgcgtgtgtgtgtgtatatatatatatatatatatatatatatatatatatatatatatatatatatatatatatatatatatatatacatatatacatatatatgtatatatatatatatatgtatatatgtatatatatgtatatatatataaatatatatatatgtatatatatatatatgtgtctgtgtgtgtgtgtgtgtgtgtgtgtgtgtgtgtgtgtgtctgtgtttaacataacatataacacacacacacacacacgtacacacatacacaaacacacataaacacacacacacacacacacacaaatctctctctctctctctctctctctctctctctctctctctctctctctctctctctctctctctctctctctctctctctctgtctctctctccctctctctctgtctctgtctctgtctgtctctgtctctctctctctctctctcgctctctctctctctctctctctctctctctctctctctctctctctctctctctctctctctctctctctctatatatatatatatatatatatatacatatacatttataaacacacacatatatataggtatatctatctatctatctatctatctatctatctatctatctatctatctatctatctatctatctatctatctatctatctatctatctatctatctatatatatatataaatatatatatatatatatatatatatatatatatatatatatatatatatatatatatatataccaaaatgtactcacacacactcacgcaagcgtacacacatatacatacataaatacatacgtacatacatgcatgcatgcatatatatatatatatatatatatatatatatatatatatatatatatatatatatatatatatatatatatatatatatatatatatatatatataaatacacacatgtatacacacacacacacacacacacacgcacacacacacacacacacacacacacacacacacacacacacacacacacacacatacacacacacacacacacaatacacgtacacgcacacatacacacacacaaacacacacacacacacacacacacacacacatatatatatatatatatatatatatatatatatatatatatatatatatatatatatatatatacgtatatacatatatttatgcatacatacatgcatatatacatatgtacatttgtgtatatatatatatatatatatatatatatacatatatatgtatacacacacacacacacacacacacacacacacacacacacacacacacacatatatatatatatatatatatatatatatatatatatatatgtgtgtgtgtgtgtgtgtgtgtgtgtgtgtgtgtgtgtgtgtgtgtgtgtgtgtgtgtgtgtgtgtgtgtgtgtgtgtatgtatatatgtatacatgtatatatatgtataaatatatataaaaatgaatatatatatatatatatatatatacatatatatatatacacacacacacacaaacacacacacatacacacacaaatacacatacacaaacacacacacacacaaatacacacacacacacacacacacacacacacacacacacacacacacacacacatatatatatatatatatatatatatatatatatatatatatatatacacatatatacatacacacacacacacacatatatatacatatatatatatatatacatacatatatatatatatatatatatatatatatatatatatatatatatatatatatatatatatatgtatatatgtatgtatgtatgtacagacacacacatatatatgaatatatatatatatatatatatatatatatatatatatatatatatatatatatatatatacatatatatatatatatatatatatatatatatatatatatatatatatatatatatatatatacatatatatatatgtatatatatatatgtatatatatatgtatatatatatttatatatatatacatatatatatatatatatatatatatctatatatgtgtgtgtgtgtgtgtgtgtgtgggtgtgtgtgtgtgtgtgtgtgtgtgtgtgtgtgtgtgtgtgtatgtgtgtgtatgtgtgtgtgtatgtgtgtgtgtgtgtgtgtgtgtgtgtgtgtgtgtgtatgtacagacacacatataaatatatgtatatagaaatatatatatatatatatatatatatatatatatatatacataaatatatatatatatatatatatatatatatatatatatatatatatatatatatatatatatatatatatgtatatatatacacatatatatagatacacacaaacacacacacacacatacacacacacacacacacacacacacacacacacacacacacacacacacccacacacacacacatatatatatttatatatatatatatatatatatatatatatatatatatatatatatatgtgtgtgtgtgtgtgtgtgtgtgtgtgtgtgtgtgtgtgtgtgtgtgtgtgtgtgtgtgtgtgtgtgtgtgtgtatgtatacattatatatatgtataaatatatataaaaatgaatatatatatatatatatatatatatatatatatatatatatataatatatatatatatatatatacacacacacacacacaaacacacacacatacacacacatacacatacacacatacacacacacacacacacacacacacacacacacacacatacatatatatatatatatatatatatatatatatatatatatatatatatatatatatatatatacatacatacatatacacacacacacacacacacacacacacacacacacacacacacacacacatatatatacatatatacatatatacatatatatatacatatatatatacatatatatatatatatatatatatatatatgtatgtatgtatgtatgtacagacacacatatatatataaatatatatatatatatatatatatatatatatatatatatatacatgtatgtatatatatatatatatatatatatatatatatatatatatatatatatatatatatatatatatatatatatatatatatatatatatatttatatatatatatatatatatatataaatatatatatatatatttatatatatatatatatatatagacacacatataaatatatatatttatagaaatatatatatatatatatatatatatatataaatataaaatatatatatatatatgcatatatatacacacacacacacacacacacacacacatacacacacacacacacacacacacacacacacacacacacacacacacacaaacacacacacatacacacatacacacacacacacacacacacacacacacaaacacacacacacacacacatacacacacacacgcacacacacacacacacacacacacacacagatatacgcatatatacacacgcacacacacacacacacacacacacacacagagatatatatatatatatatatatatatatatatatatatatatatatatatatatatatgtgtgtgtgtgtgtgtgtgtgtgtgtgtgtgtgtgtgtgtgtgtgtgtgtgtgtgtgtgtgtgtgtgtgtgtgcgcgcgtgtgtgtgtatgtgtttatgtatacacatatatacatacatatatacgtgcatacatatgtacatatatatatatatatatatatatatatatatatatatatatatatatatacacgcacacacacgcacacacacacacacacacacacacacacacacacacacacacacacatacacacacacacacacacacacatacacacacacacacacacacacacacacacacacgcgcgcagcgcgcgcgcgcgcgcacacacgcgcacacacacacacacacacacacacacacacacatacacacacacacacacacacacacacaaacacacacacacacacacacacacacacacacacacacatacacacacacacacacacacacacacacacacacacacacacacacacacacacaaacgcacaaacacacacaaacacacacacacacacacacacacacacacacacacatatatatatatatatatatatatatatatatatatatatatatgtatatacatatatatatacacacatatatatacacacacacacacacacatatatatatatatatatatatatatatatatatatatatatatatatatacatatatatatatatacatatatatttatatatatacatatatatacatatatatttacatatatacatatatatacatatatatttacatatatacatatatatataaatatatatatataaagacatatcaatataaatataaatatacatatatatatacatatatatatatatatatatatatatatatatatatatatatatatatatatatgtatatatatatatatatgtgtgcgtgtatatatatatataatatgtatatatatatatatatatatatatatatatatatatatatatatatatatgtatatatatataaatataaaaatatctttatatatatatatgtatatatatatatataaatatatatacctatatatatatatatatatatatatatatatatatatatatgtatgtatatatatttatatatacacatgtatatatatatatgcatatacttccatacatatatatatatatgtatatatatatatatatatatatatatatatatatatatatatatatatatatatatataaatatataatacacacacacacacacacacacacacacacacacacacacacacacacacacatatatatatatatatatatatatatatatatatatatatatatatatgtatatatggatatggatctctctctctctctctctctcttctctctctctctctctctctctctctctatatatatatatatatatatatatatatatatatatatatatatataatttatatatatatatgtatatatggatatggatatctatatgtatacacacacacacacacacacacacacgcacacatatatatatatatatatgtgtgtgtgtgtgtgtgtgtgtctgtgtgtgtgtgtgtgtgtgtgtgtgtgtaagtgtgtgtgtgagtgtgtgtgtgtgagtgtgtgtgtgtgtttgtgtgtgtgtgtgtgtgtgtgtgtgtgtgtgtgtgtgtttgtgtatatatatatatatatatatatatatatacatatatatatatatatatatatatatagatatatttatataaatatatatatatatatatatatatatatatatatatatatatatgtgtgtgtgtgtgtgtgtgtgtgtgtgtgtgcgtgtgtgtgtgtgtgtgtgtgtgtgtgtgtgtgtgtgtgtgtgtgtgtgtgtgtgtatgtatgtatatgcatgtatgtatatgtgtgtgtgtgtctttatatacagTGTTTATATAAGTGCGTCCATCCCTGCCTGTTACTTTATGCTGAATTTAGTCACTAAGCAATTGTTTGAAAATGTAtcgatttttttctgattttctcatGGTACACCAAACATGAAGATTCTGAAAgcatctatttcatttcatttttctccgAACACCCAAGGGTGTAAATGTATCTTATCtggtttatgttgttattatctgaTCAATATTACTTTGGCTATTGCCATtggtatcagtattactatctccatcatttttttaatctttttttcagatgccattatcattatctaagatATTCCAATGCatatcatcctttcctttctctgaaTTATGCTATACTGGAAACTCTCTGGACTGGGTCCTGGTTGGTGTAAGGGTCAATCACAGATAGAGGTCTAgttcaaataatttatttttgcAAAGAAATGCGTTATTAGAATTGCGCTGGAGGAATCACTGGAGCAGCGGCGCTTCACCGGGCGGACGAGTTGCAACTGAGGCACTCGCTTAGTGCAGCTGGAACTGCTGTAGCTGGATCTGCTGTAGGTGGTGCAGGAGCGGGTGCGGCGGCAGCAGTGGCTGACGTTGGTGCGTGCGGACGTGCTTCTTGAGGTGGTCCTTCCGGCCGAAGCGCTTGTCGCACAGCGGGCACGGGAAGGGGCGCGCCCCGCTGTGGATGCGGCGGTGGCGGGTCAGCTCCTCGTTGCGGGTGAAGCGCTTGTCGCAGCCGTCGTGGTCGCAGGCGAAGGGCCTCTCCCCGGTGTGGATCCGCAGGTGGCCCTTCAGCTGGCCCTTGTTGCTGAAGGTGGAGCCGCACTCGCTGCACGAGAACTTCTTTGGGCGGGGCCGTCGGGCTGCGGCGTTGGTGTGGGCGTCCTCCGCGAAGGGGTCGGAGGGCGGCGAGAGGGGCGCGGCGCTGAGTGAGGAGGCGAGTGTCAGCGCGGGGACCAGGAGGTGCTGCGTGCTGAGGGCAGCCAGGCTGAGGCCGGGCAGCAGGTGGCGCTGCGGGAGGAAGGCGGGGTggagggcggcgggcgtgggcgggggactGGAAGGCGTCCACGTTTCCGTTTTGATGGCGTCGCACAAAGGCGCAGGGGACACTGAGGGCGGCGGCGTCGGTGGCACAGTGGGCGGAGAGAGTCTGGCCTTCTTGGGGCTGAGGGCGGCGTCCTGCCAAGGGCGGAAGAGGCGCTTTCCTGACATGGCGCTCATGGCGGCGGCACGACCTTGGGAATCAACTGAACACTGAGAGAACACAAATGGCGTGACCTGGTGTGACCTTTGAGAGAGGAGGTCGAGACGAGTATGACCTGGTTTGACCCCGTTCACCTTTTATACCCATCCTCTCACCTGACCATTtaagctcctcctctccctcacctgttTGATACTCTCTTGTTATACGTACTGAATTTTAAGTGCTAAGACGTGGACAGTTTATTAACTGCaataagaaatatacaaataatgaaaTCAAGTTACAAAGTTTGAAATAAATGTAAGGCTTAATGGTCACCATAAAAACAAGGTTCAACGTAACCGCATTTTAAAAGGGCGGAGCCTATAAGTGACAGCCAATGGACAAGTAAAGAAGGCGGGGCTTAAAGGAGTTCGACCAATAGGGGATCACaatcaaaaggaggaggagcttcGCGAGTTCAAGTGGGTACTGATGCTTAATATCACAATCATCTTTTTTTCCGTTGATTAACCTGATAAGCTAATATGAGCATCCTGATTTAAGTGGCTGATCTCCCTTATTACCCTTAGGGATATTATGTAACACCATCAATTTTGATATGATAGGCGTGATTATTTGGAAGTGAAATGGGCATTTAAACTACACTCTCCCAAGCCGTAGAATTTGATCGCTTCATGAGTCTCTTGTAATGAGGGTCATTAGGCGGTTATGTCCGTTACGTCACATTGTCTCGGCTAACCTCACTCCGCTTAAGTCGTCCACGCGTCGTCCTTCGCTAATTGTGGCTGGCCAATTCATATTCGCAGGGAACCCTTTAAAATACGAAGCGTAATTGTCTTCTGTGGATATTGTAAAACCACAAACCGTAACCTTCTACCGAGTCAGGCCATTCAATTACCGTCACCCAGTTGCTTCCGTAACTAATGCTAAAGACGAGCCCAGACTTGCTATAAATAAAGCATCCAACTCCCGCCTTCGCTGTTTACTCCGTATTCATACAGCATAAGCCCGTCCACGCCTTTGAATAtatctacaccctccccctcgtTTCATAAGAGCAACACCAAAATTATGTAATAAAACGTGAAATTTACTGAAATTATAACTAGTAATTAGCTCTTCATCATCCTGAACTATTCGAATCCATCGCAATAAGGGAAAGGGATATTAGAGGCGCGGGTGGGAGGCGAGCGGCCACCGGGCAGGTTAACCCACTCCGTCCAGAAATggaatcttttttttatcctaaaaaatgttaagaaatgttcttattgtttctttttctttatttcttttacagtGAGATATCCGAGTTGCGAATACCAAAAAATgttaagaaatgttccttttgtttctttttctttatttcttttacagtGAGATCTCTTATCCGAGTTCCGAAAACCCAAAAATGTGAAGAAATGattttttgttagtttatttttctttatttcttttacagtGGGATCTCCTACCCGAGTTCCGAAAACCCATAAGCAGTTAAAGACCACCTCCTTGCAGCGGTAACGAGTAACACCTCTCACCCCTCAACCACAACACCATATTGTAAACCGCACGAAAACCCACGCAGTCAGTCCCCAACCACACCAACCACAGGGGAAGCGGgatggagtgggaagaggaaaagagagtgaaagaggagagagaggagggtatcgGATAGAAAAaacgggggggagaggagggggaagaataaagGAGGCAATACAAAGCCGAGGATAATGGCGGTGAGTGGGGAGATCCGAACAATGTCGAGGTCAGAGAGCGATGTTGTTGAGGCGCCATCTTGTCACAATGGCGGTTCAtccgggagggaaggggcaggcgggagaaaggcggggaaagagagagagagagagaaggagaaagagaaggagaaagagaaggagacagagaaagagaaagagagagaagagagagaagagagagagagagagagagagagagagagagagagagagagagagagaagagagagagagagagagagagagagagagaaagaagaaagaagaaagaagaaagaaaaagaaagaaagacagatgtcaagggagagaagaaagaaagaaagaagaagaaagacagaaagaagaaagaaacagaaagaacatagaagacagagagagagagagagaaaggtgggaggaggcatgagagagggaaggagaaaggggaggaccaGAGAGAATGTAATATATACAATTTAAGAAGCCTGGAGAGCGATAGGCGAAagcagagtgaggggagggaggagagaaatagaaagagaaagagagagaaagagaaagagaaagagaaagagaaaacaagaggagagagaaagataaaagagaggagagaaaaagaaaggaagagagagaaagaaagaagagaaagctgggtggaaagaaggagagagagagagagagagagagagagagagagagagagagagagagagagagagagagagagagagagagagagagagaataaagagaaggaggggggaggaggcatgagagagggaaggagaaaggggaagaccaGAGAGAATAGGTCAAAGTATAAAGTTAAGAAGGCTGGAGAGCgcggaggagagatagagggagaaaaatgaagagaaagagaaagagaaagagagagggtgggcaggggaggaggggaagaggggaagaggggaggaggaagaggggaggagggaggaggggaggaggggaggaggaggaggagaagggaagggagggaggagggaggagggaggagggaggagggaggagggaggagggggaggagggagggagggagggaggagggagggagggaggaggagggagggagggaggaggagggagggagggagagatagagagagagagagagaagagagatatatagagaaagagagagagagagagagagagagagagagagagagagagagagagagagagagagagagagagagagagagagagagagagagagagggggggggggagataaaaataaaaaaaaaaatgaaaaaaagagaatacgtaatgtatacatacatgcatttaattatacatacacacatacatacatgcatacatacacacacacacacacacacacacacacacacacacaca
This portion of the Penaeus vannamei isolate JL-2024 chromosome 11, ASM4276789v1, whole genome shotgun sequence genome encodes:
- the LOC113828976 gene encoding Krueppel-like factor 9, yielding MSALKNCRSVDFISLFILHNPGTEMQINGVSEKPHSSCSLPREVIQGHAGFDLRGEWASVDLARTLPGSRRRSHGCHTRLDLLSQRSHQVTPFVFSQCSVDSQGRAAAMSAMSGKRLFRPWQDAALSPKKARLSPPTVPPTPPPSVSPAPLCDAIKTETWTPSSPPPTPAALHPAFLPQRHLLPGLSLAALSTQHLLVPALTLASSLSAAPLSPPSDPFAEDAHTNAAARRPRPKKFSCSECGSTFSNKGQLKGHLRIHTGERPFACDHDGCDKRFTRNEELTRHRRIHSGARPFPCPLCDKRFGRKDHLKKHVRTHQRQPLLPPHPLLHHLQQIQLQQFQLH